The genomic segment GCAACCCTAAGCATTCCTGCTGTAGGCCATGTGTCCtgcctgggtgaggaagatgagGCCCTCCTAGCACGTGGCTGTGACAGCCTTTGTCCCGCTAGAGGGACCTGGCTGGGAACACGGGCATTCGAGGCGGAGCTTCTCTCCGACCTCACCACACCCTCCTTACGGGCAGGCGCCAGCTCGGCCAAACAACCCGGGTTCACCGATTGCCCCGTGCGCGCCTCGCTGGCAGAGGCGGGAGTTCACTTAGCAAGACGCCAGCTTCCGTGCTCACTTCCCGGGAGAGCTCCAGTCGCACCAGAACCCCGAGCCCGTAAGCCGCGCGCCGCCGCCCGCCATGAGTGTCCCGGTGCGAGCGGGCCCAAGCAACTGGAGGCGGGCAGCCACCTTAGTGCTGGCGGCGGGCTGGACGCGCCCGGTCCCCGCCGCCCCATCGAGGCCCCAGCCACCCGCCGAGGGATTCcgggtgctgctgctgcagcgCTCCGCTAGCCAAGGCTTCTTGCCCGGGGCGCACGTCTTCCCGGGCGGGGTGCTGGAGGCGGCAGACCGTTCGACCGATTGGCTGCGCCTCTTCGCGCCGCACCACTGGCCCCCCCGCTTTGGCCTGGGTCCCGCGCCGCCCCAGCGCGCCGCCTTCCCGGTGCTGCCCAACGTCCGGCCGGGAGCCGTGGACGAGGACGCGGCGGCGCTACCGGATGACATCGCCTTCCGCATCTGCGCCATCCGCGAGGCATTCGAGGAGGCGGGCGTGCTGCTGCTGCGGCCCAGGGGCCCCCGGCCCCCTGATCAGGCGCCAGGCTGCGCCCTCGCGCCGCCGCCCGCCCTGGCCGACTGGCGCGCGCGCGTCCGCCGGGACCCGCGGCACTTCCTGAGCCTGTGCGCGGAGCTCGACTGCACTCCCGACATCTGGGCGCTGCGCGACTGGAGCGGCTGGATCACGCCCTTCTCACGCCCCGGCGGCCGCCGCTTCGAGACCACCTTCTTCCTGTGCTGCCTGAACGAGCCGCCGCCGGTCTTCCCCGActtagtggaggtggtggactgCCAGGTAGGGCGTCCTCCCGGCCCGGAGTGGGGACCCACAGGAGCTAGAGAGTGAGGACCCCGGCAGGCGGCCCAGGCGCCCCCGGACCCTCCAGTAGGCCGCCTCAGGGCCGTAATAGCCAGTTAGCTACGGAGCGGGCCTGGGACCCACGCGGTCCGGACCCCTGCCCAGCAGGCCAAAGCTGTGACACTGGTGAGCTGTTTTCTGCTTTTTCCCGCTTCACAGCCCCAGGGCCTCGAAGATGTCTCCCCACGCAGTTTCTCCGGCGGGTGGCCGGCGGAGATCCCAGGAGTTCTAGCGCTCCTTCGAGCAGTTGCCACGCTTTCACTTATTTCGTCCCCGCAGCCGTTTGTTTCTTCGTAGTTCAGTCTTTTAGAATTTATCTGAAACGTTTTCATTTGAGACTTGTtggggaaaggctgcccactcgagtattctggcctggagcattccgtggactgtatagtccgtggggtcgcaaagggtggcacacgactgagcgactttcactttcggcTACCGATATGGCCTACCTTGGTGAATGATTCCTCTGcacctgaaaaagaatgtgttttctgCTGTATTCGTTggagtgttttttaaaatgtcaattaggTTAAGTTAGTTGATAGTGTCTTTTTAGGTCTTCCATATCGTTTACCTGTTCCATCAATTTCTGAGAAAAGGTTGTTGAAATCGGTGACGAACAATTGCGGCTTTGTCTTATTCTCAGTTCTGTCGGGTTTTCCTTCGGGTATTTGGAAGCTCCTTTAAAAGGTgttagcttcccttgtggctcagacagtaaagcgtctgcctacaatgcgggagacctaggttctagccctgggtcgggaagttcccctggagaacgaaatggcaatccactccagtattcttgcctggaaaatcccatagacggaggagcccagtaggctaacagtccacggggtcgcaaagaggcggacacgactgagcgacttcacttcactttgtaaggtgttgcagaagactgttCAAGCTTGTTGGAACTAGTCTTTGATTATGATGAACTAGCCTTCTTTATCCCTGACAATGTTCCTTATTATGAAATCTGAAGTTTATTATCAGATAGTGATATAGCTGCTCAGTCTTCCATTTAATTAGCAATAGCAGAGTATATCCTCCTCCCTTTTTTACTTTTAACCTGTGTCTTTATAGTTAAAGTATGTTTATTGTAGGCAACATATAGTCTTACTTTTCATCCATTATGATAGTTTCTGCATTTCAGTTGGAGTGTTTAGATCATTTACATTGTGTTATTCTCAAATCTATCTTGctgttagttttttttaatctgtcccTTCTATTCTTTgcactgtcttttttttcttgacttcttttgGGTTATTTGAGTATTTTTTGGACTCTTTTTATCTCCATTATTGCCTAATTCACTGTACTTTTTAATTGCTTTAGGATTTGCAGTACATCTCTCACTTCTGTGTAGTATTAGAACCATAAAgtaatatatttctgtttctccccTCCTGTCATGTATGCTTTTGTAGTCATACACTTGACTTTTATTTCTACTATAAACTCTACAATACAgtgattatttttgctttaagcaGTTACTCTGTCGTAAACTGCAAATGAGGGGGAAATGTTTTCTATGTTTACCTGCATATGTGTTCTTTGCACCCTTTGTTCGTTTGTGTAGATTTATCTACATCTGTATCTTTCTGCCTAAAGAACTTCCTCTAATGTGTCTTGAATTTCAGTTTTTCTGACAGTGAATCTTCTaaattttgtttgtctgaaaatattttgcttttattttttgaaagctaTTTCGTGTGGGTGTAGAATTCTGTATAGATTGACAGtatgagtttttgtttcttttttctgccaGTACTTAGAGATGTTACTTCATTAGTTTCCAGTTTGCATGATCTTCTGGTGAGAAATCTGCCTTTTTGtcctccagttttattgagatataattgacacacagctggtggcactagcggtaaaggacccacctgccagtgctggagacacaagggacaaagattcgatccttgtgttgggaagatgggaagatcccctggaggagggcacggcaacccactccagtattcttgcctggagaatccccatggacagaggaacctggcaggctgtggcccatagggttgcaaagagttggacatgactgaagcgacttagcacagcacatggtgTAAGTTTAAGGTGACAGCATGATGGCTTGACCTACATACACCACAACATAATTACCACAATAAATTTAGTGCATgttcatcatcttttagaaaaGTTTGATTTTAACTCTGTTCCTCTGTGCGtaatgtgtttgtatttttggtTTTGATATGTATGCCTACTTTaagtattttctctttaattactGGTATTCAGTATTTGATTATGATAtgcatagttttctttttgttttgttaataatTACTTgtttcctcaaatatttttcaCCTCCCTCTATTTTCTGGGACTCCAATTACATGTATGTTAGACCACCTGATAATTTTTTGTGGGTCCCTGATgccttgttcatttttttttttaaacttttctcctCTGTGCTTTATTCTGAGTAAATTTATTGCtgcattttcaaattttctctgtTTATATGTAGTATCAAAATTGCTGTAAATATCATTCAGTATAATTTTCATCTCTAgaacttccatttatttttttaaaaaacatttcctaTTTCTCTCATATTTTCCTTTACATCTTTGAGCCAATGGAACATACTTGTAACAGTGATTTTTAATGTCCTTTTCTGCCAGTTCCATCATCTCTATAAtttctgggtctgtttctgttgccTGATTTTTCTTCTGGTTATGGGTCACATTTTTCTGCTGAGGTCTTGTAGTTTTTtattgtcgttgttgttcagtcgcttagtcttgtctgacttccttgcaaccccatggactgtagccccctaggctcccctgttcatgggatttcccaggcaagaacactgaagtgggttgccatttccgtctctaAGCAATTTTCCCAGgtcagggtttgaacccaagtctcctgcgttggtaggtagattcttcaccactgagccatcacagGAAGCCCAGTTTTTGATGGAATGTTGAATGTGATTTTCAGTTGAGTACtggattttgtcttttttttttttttttaaaggtgtagGACTTTTCCTGTCAGGAAGTTcggttcaggcgctcagtcgtgtctgactctttgtgaccccatggactatagcacggcaggcttctctttccatcaccaactcctagagcttactcagactcatgtccatcaagttggtgatgccatccaaccatctcatcctctgacatccccttctcctcctgccttaaatctttcctagcatcagggtcttttccagtaagtcagttctttgcataagttggccaaagtattggagtttcagcttcagcatcagtccttccagtgaatattcagggctgatttcctttaaaatggactggttggatctccttgctgtccaagggactctcaagggtcttctccaacaccacagttcaaaagcatcaattcttcagctctcagatttctttatagtccaactctcacatccatacatgactactggaaaaactatagctttgactagatggacctttgttgaaaagtaatgcttttgctttttaatatgctctctgggttggtcatagcttttcttctaaggagcaaacatcttttaatttcatggccgcagtcaccatctgcagtgattaaggATTGGAAAGTATGTGAAGTATCTTGGGCAGTGTTCTACTAGTAACCAATAAACAATAAGTTAATTAAGATTATTTTAGCCTATGGTCTGGACTGACCTGAACAGGTTGAATTGAGTTAATGCCTGTTGTTTAACCCTTTATCGTCATTGTTACCATTGAACTGGCATGGAACTGACAAAGCATACCTTAGAGATTGGGTAGTCCTTTAAGACCAAAGCTTTGTTTTTCAAAACGTAGCCTTGGCCAACTTTAGAAGAATCTAGGATGCTTATTAAATGTAGATTGCCGGGCTCCATACGGTGAAGATTTAACAAGTTGCTCAGGTTTCTCATACAAGCTTATAAATTGTTGGCCTATAATTATTCAAGGCAATCAATTTCAACTCCCTGGTTTTGGATGTGAGGGTCAATTTCCCCAGTGTATGTGGATATTTAGCAGTAAAgcagttaaagaaagaaagacctTTTGGAGTTCTTTCATATTAATTGAATCATCTCTTTTTATCTAAATGTGGAAGGAAGGCAGGCTTGGGAAAGAGGGCATAGCAGTGAGGTCACTTACTTTAAGTGCTGACTGGTTGATATAATGCAGTTATTTCACTCCTGGGACAATAGACTGAGTCATGCCTCTTGACCTTTCTGAAAGCTTCTCTTGCTCCTGGCTCTTTACCTTCATTGTTAACACACTACATGTACCATGCTACATTTTGTTTGTTGAAGGCCCTACTAGGCCTGAGAGAGCTTTGTCTTGTCCACCAGCATGTCCTTATTGCCTAACCAAGGTAGGCAAGAATGAGAGAACCTTGAGAGTCCCTCCCATTTATGGGAGGAATGAACGGGCACTAAGTTCTCAATCTGCTGCCATGAATTTATACTTCAGTCTTCCTTTGAAAGTGATCAGAACCTCCTTGCCTTCTTAGCATCTCCTGCCTTTTACGCTGAACAACTCTCCCAGTGCAACCCGGTGTGATCTATCCTGGCTTATTTACTAGTTCTCAGGATCCATGTCCTAATGATCAACCTCTGAAGGGGACCaacccagctttcttcactgaATCTTTCCTTGTTGTCTCAGAGGAATCTAGCAAGATACATCAATGAatcaatttttacatttttttcagttaGATCTTAAGTACTGAGTCAAGGATCTCAAATCTTGCACTGTCTATGGGGGAAACCTTAGGAGGCTCTACCTTTATCTTCCACAGTGGTCGTCTCCATCAGAGGCAATTGAAAGCCTCATATCCAAGGAAGTTTTGCTTGCACCCCCACAGTTCTACGAAATACGTAGACTAGGAAACTTTGCCTCTCTCTCTGACTTGCACAAATTTTCTTTGGATCGTGAATCAGAAGGAACGGAAAGATGGATGCCAATCATATTGTTCACTGCTGATGGGACGATCCATCTTTTACCAGGTAAGTATGTGTTTACCAATGTTCTTGTTGATATTCCCATTTAATGCTCTGGGCTGTATGGCAGTATTCTCCCACACAGACACATGAATTACAATCTATGTTTTATACGCTACAGTGAAACTAATTAGATAAGCTCAAGTTCTATAAGATATTCATAGTTTTTATTATAACCAGAAATTCTGGATATATTGCTTTATATACacttatgtaaatatatttccTAGACATTGGCAAGAGTTCTTTCTTGAATATTATCTCacttttttaccttttaattttgaattatgaAGACTTGTAAATTATCCTTATTTGATTGAAAGAGAGTTTTGTTGGTGGTCAGTTATTGTTGAGTTAGTACAGGACAGAAGTTTTGTAGCACCTTACAGTGGAGTTTTCTGATCTCTCTTACTTACCAGCCGCTTGTCTCACTTCTCAGAATTGTGATAATACTCGTTACTCGTCCTGCAGTGGGACAGCTTAGCAGTTTTGA from the Capra hircus breed San Clemente chromosome 18, ASM170441v1, whole genome shotgun sequence genome contains:
- the NUDT19 gene encoding nucleoside diphosphate-linked moiety X motif 19, with protein sequence MSVPVRAGPSNWRRAATLVLAAGWTRPVPAAPSRPQPPAEGFRVLLLQRSASQGFLPGAHVFPGGVLEAADRSTDWLRLFAPHHWPPRFGLGPAPPQRAAFPVLPNVRPGAVDEDAAALPDDIAFRICAIREAFEEAGVLLLRPRGPRPPDQAPGCALAPPPALADWRARVRRDPRHFLSLCAELDCTPDIWALRDWSGWITPFSRPGGRRFETTFFLCCLNEPPPVFPDLVEVVDCQWSSPSEAIESLISKEVLLAPPQFYEIRRLGNFASLSDLHKFSLDRESEGTERWMPIILFTADGTIHLLPGDEMYSEDSNFLENCMSTGKKTEEIMNEGKTFHRIVLYNSHNYGDYTGYSIHVTVLPKYKHVYPKSFVMGKSRL